In a single window of the Elusimicrobiota bacterium genome:
- the lepB gene encoding signal peptidase I, with protein sequence MKRILWLVFVAVFIALILRTFVFEGIYIASDSMLPTLQLNDHFFVDKLTYNFRQPQRGEIIVFKSPVTDEKELVKRIIAVGGDIVTIQNKDVFVNSQKLEEPYTQHTRPDEILKGDKITDLKIPENCFFVLGDNRDESNDSRDWFDSKTGEHIYFIHKDFVKGKIIKF encoded by the coding sequence ATGAAACGGATTTTATGGCTGGTTTTTGTCGCTGTATTTATCGCGCTAATTTTGAGAACTTTTGTGTTTGAAGGAATTTATATCGCATCTGATTCAATGCTTCCAACTTTGCAACTCAACGACCATTTTTTTGTGGATAAACTAACATATAATTTCAGACAGCCGCAAAGAGGCGAAATCATAGTTTTTAAGTCGCCTGTAACAGATGAAAAAGAGCTTGTGAAAAGGATTATTGCCGTCGGCGGTGATATTGTAACAATACAGAACAAAGATGTGTTTGTTAATAGTCAGAAACTTGAAGAACCATATACACAACATACCCGACCTGATGAGATACTTAAAGGCGATAAAATTACTGACTTAAAAATTCCGGAAAACTGTTTTTTTGTTTTAGGCGATAACCGTGATGAATCAAACGATTCACGGGACTGGTTTGATTCTAAAACTGGTGAGCATATCTATTTTATACATAAAGATTTTGTAAAAGGAAAAATTATCAAATTCTAA
- the trpE gene encoding anthranilate synthase component I has translation MYQPSEKEFNSLTKNNYGVQLYKEIPVSSETPVSAYLKLGGKYPSCLLESVEGEEKLARYSFLILSPDIIFQSKNNSVTIQNKKKKKTIITDNPLFCLKSLLSRNKFIHNKILPRLSGGAIGYIGYDYIRNIEKIPDRKKTGLNLPELYFIFPKVIIVFDHLKQKIKIIRIVKPSEKISYADVCKEIEKVIEKLANPILIKTARAETGFVKSNTKKEKFLKAVKKTKKYVKDGDIIQAVLSQRLETTFVGEPFEIYRVLRILNPSPYMYYFNLDNVRIIGSSPEILVRLENGIANVRPIAGTRPRGKDESEDNKLQNELLADEKEKAEHLMLLDLGRNDLGRVCDFNSIKVNKFMSIEKYSHVMHIVSDVVGKLKPESDAFELLKATFPAGTVTGAPKIRAMEIIEELEPTKRGLYAGAVGYFDYSGNMDFAINIRTIIMKGKKAYIQAGAGIVADSVPEKEYEETMNKARGMLKAIEMAANKVVSGW, from the coding sequence ATGTACCAACCATCTGAAAAAGAATTTAACAGCTTAACAAAAAATAATTATGGTGTGCAACTGTATAAAGAAATCCCTGTCAGTAGTGAAACACCTGTATCTGCCTATCTGAAACTTGGCGGGAAATATCCGTCATGTCTTTTAGAAAGCGTAGAAGGCGAAGAAAAACTTGCAAGATATTCATTCCTGATTTTATCGCCTGATATTATATTCCAGAGTAAAAACAATTCAGTCACAATACAGAATAAAAAGAAAAAAAAAACCATTATAACAGATAACCCGCTATTTTGTCTCAAAAGTTTATTGAGCCGGAATAAATTTATACATAACAAAATACTGCCTCGTCTTTCAGGCGGTGCGATTGGCTATATCGGGTATGATTACATCAGAAATATTGAAAAAATACCCGATAGAAAAAAAACAGGTCTGAACCTGCCTGAACTTTATTTTATATTCCCGAAAGTTATTATCGTATTTGACCATTTGAAACAAAAAATAAAAATTATTCGTATTGTTAAGCCATCTGAAAAAATAAGTTATGCTGATGTTTGTAAGGAGATTGAAAAGGTTATTGAAAAACTGGCGAACCCGATTCTTATAAAAACAGCCCGCGCTGAAACAGGATTTGTTAAATCAAATACTAAAAAAGAAAAATTCTTGAAAGCAGTTAAAAAAACAAAAAAATATGTCAAGGATGGTGATATTATTCAGGCGGTTTTATCACAACGGCTTGAGACAACATTTGTTGGAGAGCCGTTTGAAATTTACAGGGTTTTGCGTATCCTGAATCCTTCACCGTATATGTACTATTTTAATCTTGATAATGTAAGAATTATCGGCTCTTCACCTGAAATACTTGTCAGATTAGAAAATGGTATTGCTAATGTTAGACCTATCGCCGGGACACGACCTCGTGGAAAAGACGAATCCGAAGATAACAAACTTCAAAATGAACTTTTGGCTGACGAAAAAGAAAAAGCAGAACATTTGATGCTGCTGGATTTAGGCAGAAATGATTTAGGCCGGGTCTGCGATTTTAACAGTATCAAAGTGAACAAATTTATGTCAATAGAAAAATACTCGCATGTGATGCATATTGTCTCGGATGTCGTCGGAAAATTAAAACCAGAATCTGATGCGTTTGAATTATTAAAAGCAACATTCCCTGCAGGAACTGTTACAGGTGCGCCAAAAATCAGAGCGATGGAAATAATTGAAGAACTTGAGCCAACAAAACGCGGGCTCTATGCTGGCGCGGTCGGCTACTTTGATTACTCGGGTAATATGGATTTTGCGATAAATATAAGAACGATAATTATGAAAGGAAAAAAGGCATATATTCAGGCAGGTGCAGGAATTGTCGCCGATTCTGTGCCTGAAAAAGAATATGAAGAAACGATGAACAAAGCGAGAGGAATGCTGAAAGCAATAGAAATGGCAGCAAACAAAGTTGTATCAGGCTGGTAG
- a CDS encoding aminodeoxychorismate/anthranilate synthase component II, with the protein MILVIDNYDSFVYNLVQYLGELNPDIKVFRNDKITLSEIEKMNPSQIVISPGPCTPKEAGISVELVKHFAGKIPILGVCLGHQSIGAAFGGKIVHAKKLMHGKTSMIYHDGKTIFKGISNPFEATRYHSLVVEKKSLPKCLEISTRTKDGEIMGLRLKTVNRQPLTVNCCVEGIQFHPESILTKPGKKLLKNFLEYGVKK; encoded by the coding sequence ATGATATTAGTTATTGATAATTACGATTCTTTCGTTTATAACCTGGTTCAGTATCTTGGTGAATTAAATCCGGATATAAAAGTTTTCAGAAATGATAAAATTACACTTTCTGAAATAGAAAAAATGAACCCGTCACAAATTGTAATCTCACCAGGACCTTGCACACCAAAAGAGGCAGGAATTTCTGTTGAACTTGTGAAACATTTTGCTGGAAAAATTCCAATTTTAGGCGTATGCCTTGGTCACCAATCAATCGGTGCTGCCTTCGGCGGAAAAATAGTTCATGCTAAAAAACTTATGCACGGCAAAACATCAATGATTTATCACGATGGCAAAACGATTTTTAAAGGAATCTCCAATCCGTTTGAAGCTACAAGATATCACTCATTAGTGGTAGAAAAAAAATCACTGCCAAAATGTTTAGAAATTTCCACACGGACAAAAGACGGTGAAATAATGGGTCTCCGCTTAAAAACTGTCAACCGTCAACCGTTAACCGTCAACTGCTGTGTAGAAGGAATACAATTCCATCCCGAATCAATCTTAACAAAGCCCGGTAAAAAATTACTGAAAAACTTCTTAGAGTATGGAGTGAAAAAATGA